The proteins below come from a single Gossypium raimondii isolate GPD5lz chromosome 2, ASM2569854v1, whole genome shotgun sequence genomic window:
- the LOC105787413 gene encoding butanoate--CoA ligase AAE1, whose product MEALHHLHNNSSPLLPVSFLERAALVYGDKVSIIYGTVSFTWRETHQRCLRLASGLTQLGISPGDTVAAMAPNIPALYDLHFAVPMAGAVLSALNTKLDAASLAVILEKLEAKFMFIDYEYVDVIVKALEIMSQNMTKHPFFVLIQEHGQGPDLVSVGGNKIKYDDLIAMGETDFEIVKPKDEGDPISVNFTSGSTGEPKGVLYSHKAAYLKSLASVRLYDMGVAPVFLWTVDMFRCNGWCCTWTMAAVGGTNICLRNVSAKFIFDSIVLHNVTHLCGGPAILNLIADASLTVPFKVRLIVAGVLPMSRVMKVEGLGYTVSHAYGMTEVLGPAIVKPWRSSNEHKKDNIVVENVDVKEPETMASVRHDGKTIGEVMFKGNTLMLGYLKDPKATEEAFKDGWYRTKDLGVIHPNGVIQLKDRAKDIIFTGGEIVSTLEVEAVLLSHPKVSEAAVVGKRDDYSKETPCAFVKFKEEYYYGAMSCQEIVEFCEERLPDFMVPRTVVFGELPVNSTGKVQKFTLRVKANGMHSNIGQKNGCHT is encoded by the exons ATGGAGGCTCTTCATCACCTTCATAACAATTCGTCACCTTTATTGCCAGTGAGTTTCTTAGAGCGAGCTGCCCTTGTTTATGGAGATAAGGTCTCCATCATTTACGGCACCGTTTCGTTCACGTGGAGGGAAACTCATCAAAGATGTTTACGGCTCGCTTCCGGTTTGACTCAACTCGGGATTTCACCAGGCGATACT GTTGCAGCTATGGCGCCAAATATTCCGGCATTATACGATCTGCATTTCGCCGTACCAATGGCGGGTGCTGTTTTATCTGCACTTAATACCAAGCTCGATGCAGCCAGTTTAGCAGTTATACTAGAAAAACTGGAGGCTAAATTCATGTTTATCGATTATGAATATGTTGATGTTATTGTGAAAGCACTTGAAATAATGTCACAGAACATGACCAAGCACCCTTTTTTTGTGTTAATCCAAGAACACGGCCAGGGACCTGATTTGGTCTCTGTTGGTGGTAATAAAATCAAGTATGATGATCTTATTGCAATGGGGGAAACTGATTTTGAAATAGTTAAACCAAAGGATGAAGGTGATCCGATTTCGGTGAATTTTACTTCCGGTTCAACTGGTGAACCTAAAGGGGTATTATATAGCCATAAAGCTGCCTATCTCAAATCATTAGCATCGGTTCGGTTGTATGACATGGGGGTTGCGCCGGTGTTTTTATGGACAGTGGACATGTTTCGTTGCAATGGCTGGTGTTGTACTTGGACCATGGCGGCTGTCGGTGGCACCAACATCTGCTTAAGAAATGTATCAGCAAAGTTCATATTCGACTCCATTGTTCTTCACAATGTGACTCACTTGTGCGGCGGACCGGCCATTTTGAACTTGATCGCCGATGCGTCGCTTACGGTTCCTTTTAAGGTTCGACTTATCGTTGCCGGCGTGTTACCGATGTCCCGAGTGATGAAAGTTGAAGGATTGGGATATACTGTTAGCCATGCATATGGAATGACCGAAGTACTTGGTCCTGCTATTGTTAAGCCATGGAGATCAAGCAATGAACATAAAAAGGATAACATTGTGGTCGAAAATGTCGACGTGAAGGAACCGGAAACGATGGCAAGCGTACGTCATGACGGGAAGACGATCGGAGAAGTCATGTTTAAAGGGAACACATTGATGTTAGGGTACCTTAAAGATCCAAAAGCAACAGAAGAAGCATTTAAAGATGGATGGTATAGGACCAAGGACCTTGGTGTCATTCACCCTAATGGTGTCATACAATTGAAGGACCGCGCAAAAGATATCATATTTACAGGAGGGGAAATTGTAAGCACATTGGAAGTGGAAGCTGTACTTTTAAGCCACCCCAAGGTGTCGGAAGCCGCCGTGGTCGGAAAACGAGACGATTACTCCAAAGAAACCCCTTGTGCTTTTGTGAAATTTAAGGAAGAGTATTATTATGGTGCAATGAGTTGCCAAGagattgttgaattttgtgaGGAACGGCTGCCGGATTTTATGGTTCCTCGAACCGTGGTGTTCGGTGAATTGCCGGTGAACTCGACGGGGAAGGTGCAAAAGTTTACGCTAAGGGTGAAAGCTAATGGCATGCATAGCAATATTGGTCAGAAAAATGGGTGCCACACCTGA
- the LOC105787412 gene encoding purine permease 1: MRKALLVINCVILAIGNCGGPLIARLYFIHGGNRIWFSSWLETAGCPIILLSIACAYMHRSRTADPTSENKFFYMERPLFLAAVVLGIITGLDNYLYAYGLSRLPVSTASLIIASQLAFTAVFAFLLVKQKFTAYSINAVFLLSIGAGVLALHSSSDRPANEPNREYILGFVMTLAAAVCYALIMPLVELTYKKAKQEISYALVMEIQLVMCLVATVVCTVGMLAKNDFSVIGREAREFELGETKYYVIVICSAIVWQGFFLGGIGLVFCWSSLLSGIMIAVLLPITEILAVIIFNEKFQAEKGFSLALSLWGFFSYFYGEVKQSKKKKPDPEIEMDSSLPPKTLESNV; encoded by the exons ATGAGAAAAGCTCTCCTAGTCATAAACTGCGTCATCCTTGCAATAGGCAACTGCGGTGGTCCACTTATCGCTCGCCTCTACTTCATCCATGGTGGCAACCGAATCTGGTTCTCGAGCTGGCTCGAGACCGCGGGCTGCCCCATCATCTTGCTCTCCATCGCTTGTGCTTACATGCATCGTTCCAGGACGGCCGATCCCACATCGGAAAACAAGTTTTTCTACATGGAACGACCGTTGTTCCTCGCCGCTGTCGTCCTTGGGATTATCACAGGCCTCGATAACTACCTCTACGCCTATGGCTTATCTCGTCTCCCCGTTTCGACTGCTTCTTTGATCATCGCGTCGCAGTTGGCTTTCACGGCAGTGTTTGCTTTCCTGTTGGTGAAACAAAAGTTCACTGCCTACTCCATAAACGCCGTGTTTTTGTTGAGCATAGGGGCTGGCGTTTTGGCTTTGCATTCGAGCAGCGACCGGCCTGCGAATGAACCCAACAGGGAATATATTTTGGGGTTCGTAATGACCTTAGCTGCAGCGGTTTGCTATGCATTGATAATGCCATTGGTGGAACTAACGTACAAGAAGGCAAAGCAAGAGATCAGCTACGCCCTTGTGATGGAGATTCAGTTGGTGATGTGTTTGGTTGCTACTGTCGTTTGCACCGTCGGGATGCTGGCCAAGAATGATTTCAGT GTGATTGGAAGGGAAGCAAGGGAATTCGAGTTGGGAGAAACAAAATACTACGTGATTGTGATTTGTAGTGCAATAGTATGGCAAGGTTTCTTCTTGGGAGGAATAGGATTAGTGTTTTGTTGGTCATCACTGTTATCAGGAATTATGATAGCCGTTCTATTACCAATTACAGAAATTCTGgcagtaattatttttaatgaaaagttTCAAGCTGAGAAGGGTTTTTCGCTTGCTCTCTCGCTTTGGGGCTTCTTTTCCTACTTCTATGGTGAAGTCAAGCAAAGCAAAAAGAAGAAACCAGATCCTGAAATCGAAATGGACTCATCTCTGCCTCCCAAAACTCTCGAAAGCAATGTTTAA
- the LOC105787409 gene encoding protein STRICTOSIDINE SYNTHASE-LIKE 5 codes for MADSRSQPVSQSQASSAGDQPRKRLWRPFITVLFTMFPVVAAMLVYQLDSFDPASLPIHELGQAPVVVSLRNERMLQGAELLGAGELQGPEDIAYDSTANVVFTGCHDGWIKRVRLNDSVVENFVNTHGRPLGLALGHNKEIIVADAYKGLLNISKDGEVELLTDEADGHKFKLTDGVDIADNGMIYFTDASYKYNLNEDIWDILEGKPHGRFMSFDPVTRKTDVLVSHLYFANGVAVSPNQDHAIFCETVMRRCRKYYTKGSKQGDLEKFIDYLPGFPDNIKYDGDGHYWIALPSANSVPLDIAFRYPFIRKVMAIVMKYIGRLPTEKDAGVLVVDLEGKPVAHYHDHRLSMITSGMKIGNRLYCGSVRHPHILKLDLAKENLWLSSTITTQ; via the exons ATGGCGGACTCAAGATCACAACCGGTTTCTCAATCACAGGCGTCTAGCGCCGGCGATCAACCGAGGAAGAGATTATGGCGCCCTTTCATTACTGTTTTATTCACGATGTTCCCCGTAGTGGCGGCTATGCTTGTGTACCAGCTCGATTCATTCGATCCTGCTTCACTGCCGATCCACGAGCTGGGTCAGGCACCCGTGGTCGTCTCGTTGCGCAATGAGCGCATGCTCCAAGGCGCGGAGTTGTTGGGCGCTGGGGAGTTACAAGGACCAGAAGATATCGCGTATGATTCCACGGCGAACGTCGTTTTCACTGGTTGTCACGATGGGTGGATCAAGCGAGTCAGGTTGAATGACTCGGTTGTGGAAAATTTTGTTAACACCCATGGTAGACCGCTAGGACTCGCACTTGGTCACAACAAGGAAATAATCGTTGCTGATGCATATAAG GGACTACTGAATATAAGCAAGGATGGTGAAGTGGAGCTGCTAACAGATGAAGCTGATGGCCATAAATTCAAGCTTACAGATGGTGTAGATATTGCAGATAATGGAATGATATATTTCACAGACGCTTCTTACAAATATAACTTAAATGAAGATATATGGGATATCTTGGAAGGCAAACCTCATGGTCGATTTATGAGCTTCGATCCGGTTACGAGAAAAACCGATGTGCTAGTCAGTCATCTATACTTTGCTAATGGAGTCGCAGTGTCACCTAATCAAGATCATGCAATCTTCTGTGAAACCgtcat GAGAAGGTGCAGAAAGTATTACACAAAGGGGAGCAAACAGGGAGACCTGGagaaatttattgattatttacCAGGCTTTCCTGATAATATTAAATACGATGGTGATGGGCATTACTGGATTGCATTACCATCG GCAAATTCTGTTCCTTTGGACATTGCGTTTAGGTATCCTTTCATTCGAAAGGTTATGGCGATCGTGATGAAGTATATCGGACGATTACCTACGGAGAAAGATGCAGGTGTCTTGGTAGTTGATTTGGAGGGGAAGCCGGTTGCTCACTACCATGATCATAGATTGTCTATGATTACAAGCGGAATGAAAATCGGAAATCGGCTTTACTGTGGTTCCGTTCGGCACCCACATATTCTCAAACTCGACCTGGCAAAAGAAAATTTGTGGCTTTCTTCTACTATCACAACGCAATGA
- the LOC105787408 gene encoding isovalerate--CoA ligase AAE2, whose protein sequence is MHRFLRSSSTRLVTTRTYLLHSFVVPSYRYFSLFAADGDVDDGGDAPQPRKSMEGLRRCSANHVPLSPISFLERAAKVYRDRTSLVYGCRNFTWNQTHQRCLKLASALSQIGISRGDVVSTLAPNVPAMYELHFAVPMAGAVLCTLNSRLDSAMVSVLLAHSEAKILFVDHGLLEIARGAFDHLAKTNTEPPILVLISEGDDDPSPTSIVPYEYESFLETGHIEFEIKRPKSEWDPISVNYTSGTTSRPKGVVYSHRGAYLNTIATLFLHGMQSMPVYLWTVPMFHCNGWCLTWGVTAQGGTNICMKNVSPSKIFENIALHNVTHMGGAPTVLNMIVNSSVREQKRISSKVVICTGGSPPPPQILLKMEELGFSVTHLYGLTETYGPGTYCVLKPEWKSLPPEEQSKLKARQGTQHLGLQDVDILDPVTMEKVPADGKTMGEVMFRGNTVMSGYFKDSKATEEAFKGGWFHSGDLAVKHPDGYIEVKDRLKDIIISGGENISSIQVETVLYSHPAVLEAAVVARPDNHWGQTPCAFVKLKEGFDIDAQELILFCRGHLPHYMAPKTVIFEELPRTSTGKIQKYILREKAKALGSLS, encoded by the exons ATGCACCGTTTTTTACGATCTTCATCCACTCGATTGGTCACCACCCGCACTTACCTTCTCCACTCCTTTGTTGTTCCAAGTTATCGCTATTTCTCTCTCTTTGCAGCCGACGGTGACGTTGATGATGGTGGTGATGCTCCTCAACCACGGAAATCCATGGAGGGTCTTCGCCGGTGCTCAGCTAATCACGTGCCTTTGTCTCCCATTAGCTTCCTGGAAAGAGCAGCAAAGGTTTACAGAGACAGAACATCGCTTGTTTATGGTTGTCGTAACTTCACATGGAATCAAACGCATCAACGTTGTCTTAAGCTCGCTTCTGCTTTGTCTCAGATCGGGATTTCCCGTGGTGATGTG GTTTCAACTCTGGCTCCCAATGTTCCAGCAATGTACGAGCTGCATTTCGCGGTTCCTATGGCCGGAGCTGTTCTTTGTACGCTTAATTCCCGGCTCGACTCGGCCATGGTTTCAGTCCTACTCGCACATTCAGAAGCTAAGATCCTATTCGTAGACCACGGATTACTCGAAATCGCTCGCGGAGCATTCGACCATCTTGCTAAAACTAACACAGAACCACCAATCTTAGTTTTGATTTCTGAAGGGGATGACGATCCATCTCCAACCAGCATTGTGCCTTATGAATATGAAAGTTTTTTAGAAACTGGGCATATTGAATTTGAGATAAAAAGACCAAAGAGTGAATGGGATCCTATAAGTGTGAATTATACCTCTGGTACAACATCTAGGCCTAAAGGAGTTGTTTATAGTCACAGGGGAGCCTACCTCAATACTATCGCGACGCTTTTCCTTCACGGAATGCAGTCGATGCCGGTTTATTTGTGGACCGTGCCTATGTTTCATTGTAACGGTTGGTGCCTCACTTGGGGTGTCACGGCACAGGGTGGCACAAACATATGCATGAAGAACGTTTCCCCGAGTAAAATATTTGAGAACATAGCTTTACATAATGTGACACACATGGGAGGAGCTCCAACCGTCCTAAATATGATTGTGAATTCATCTGTAAGAGAGCAAAAGCGGATTTCCAGCAAGGTCGTGATATGCACTGGTGGCTCACCACCGCCTCCACAGATCTTGCTTAAGATGGAAGAGTTGGGTTTTAGTGTGACTCACTTGTATGGCCTTACTGAAACTTACGGTCCCGGTACATACTGTGTGTTGAAACCCGAATGGAAATCCTTGCCTCCCGAGGAACAATCGAAGTTGAAAGCTCGGCAAGGTACGCAACATCTCGGTTTGCAAGATGTTGACATATTAGATCCTGTCACGATGGAGAAAGTACCAGCTGATGGTAAAACCATGGGTGAAGTCATGTTCAGAGGAAACACTGTGATGAGTGGATACTTCAAAGACTCAAAAGCAACTGAGGAAGCATTTAAAGGTGGATGGTTTCACAGCGGTGATCTCGCCGTGAAACATCCAGACGGGTATATAGAAGTAAAGGACCGGCTGAAAGATATCATAATTTCTGGGGGAGAGAATATAAGCTCAATACAAGTTGAGACAGTTTTGTACAGTCACCCAGCAGTTCTCGAAGCTGCAGTTGTTGCACGGCCTGATAATCATTGGGGACAGACCCCTTGTGCATTCGTGAAGCTAAAAGAAGGATTTGACATTGACGCTCAAGAACTAATCCTGTTTTGCCGGGGTCACTTGCCGCATTATATGGCTCCCAAAACCGTGATCTTTGAGGAATTACCAAGGACATCAACTGGAAagatacaaaaatatatattgagaGAAAAAGCAAAGGCGCTTGGGAGCCTCTCTTAA
- the LOC105787410 gene encoding protein STRICTOSIDINE SYNTHASE-LIKE 5, which translates to MPESKISPSSPKSPLNSRTRPWPLLPLLLPAILLPVVAAIVVYQLDSFDAAPMPLHELSVPFEPPLLHNDHMLQGAEFLGAGKLPGPEDFAYDSRSQVIYTGTVDGWIKLVWVNDSGSDTVVEDWVNTGGRPLGLTLGLNQEVIVADAYKGLLKISRDGAIEVLADEAEAMKFKLTDGVDVAKDGTVYFTDASYKYNLHEFFQDIMEGRPRGRLIRFDPISKRADVLLTDLYFANGIAVSPHQDCVIFCETPMRRCRKYYIEGHKKGHVEKFIDNLPGMPDNIKYDGDGHYWIALPTGNTMFWDIAMRYPMVRKAAAMVDRWVGWIGRIKSEKNGGLLVVDINGKPVAHYRDVELTMVTSGFKLKNHLYIGSFILPYIIRVDLDQHPAGHSQ; encoded by the exons ATGCCTGAGTCAAAAATCTCACCTTCCTCACCCAAATCTCCTCTTAATTCAAGAACACGGCCATGGCCGTTGCTACCTCTTCTTTTACCCGCAATTCTGCTTCCGGTGGTTGCAGCTATAGTTGTTTACCAGCTTGACTCGTTCGACGCCGCCCCTATGCCCCTCCACGAGTTGAGTGTCCCCTTCGAGCCGCCCTTGTTGCATAACGACCATATGCTACAAGGGGCGGAGTTTTTGGGTGCCGGTAAGCTTCCGGGACCGGAAGATTTTGCGTATGATTCCAGATCTCAAGTAATCTACACGGGCACTGTAGATGGATGGATAAAGCTAGTGTGGGTGAACGACTCGGGGAGCGACACGGTTGTTGAGGACTGGGTCAACACTGGCGGTAGACCGCTTGGACTCACTTTGGGGCTCAACCAAGAAGTCATCGTTGCTGACGCTTACAAG ggTCTATTGAAAATAAGTAGAGATGGTGCTATCGAGGTGCTAGCAGACGAAGCCGAAGCTATGAAATTTAAGTTGACGGATGGTGTAGATGTAGCTAAGGACGGCACGGTGTATTTCACCGATGCTTCCTACAAGTACAACTTGCACGAATTCTTTCAAGACATAATGGAGGGTAGGCCTCGTGGTCGGCTTATTAGGTTCGACCCCATTTCAAAACGAGCCGATGTGCTGCTCACCGATCTTTACTTTGCTAATGGAATTGCTGTGTCACCTCATCAAGATTGTGTCATCTTCTGTGAAACCCCCAT GAGGAGGTGCAGAAAGTATTACATTGAGGGCCATAAGAAGGGACATGTTGAAAAGTTCATTGATAATTTACCAGGGATGCCTGACAACATCAAATATGATGGAGATGGCCATTATTGGATTGCATTGCCTACG GGAAATACAATGTTTTGGGATATAGCAATGAGATATCCGATGGTTCGAAAGGCAGCGGCTATGGTTGATCGGTGGGTAGGGTGGATAGGTCGAATCAAATCGGAGAAAAATGGTGGGCTGCTGGTGGTCGACATTAATGGGAAACCCGTTGCACATTATAGGGATGTTGAATTAACTATGGTTACATCTGGGTTTAAgctaaaaaatcatttatatatcgGGTCTTTTATCCTCCCTTATATTATCCGTGTCGATCTCGACCAACACCCAGCTGGACATAGTCAGTAA